One part of the Moorena sp. SIOASIH genome encodes these proteins:
- a CDS encoding N-acetylneuraminate synthase family protein — translation MSRRLTINGFEIHDDSDCFVIAEIGNNHQGSLEKCKEMFRIAKECGANAVKLQKRDNRALYTKAAFDKPYDHENSFGLTYGEHREFLEFGAYEYQELKKYAEEVGITFFSTAFDIPSADFLGELDMPAYKIASGDLKSLPLIKHVAQFQKPMIVSTGAATLEDVQRVYDAIMPINPQLCILQCTASYPADFEELNLKVIQTYRELFGDIVIGLSSHDNGIAMAVAAYVLGARVIEKHFTLNRAMKGTDHAFSLEPTGLRKMVRDLRRTRQAFGDGVKKVHLNERPAYLKMGKKLVAADNLPVGHVLRAEDIAMKSPGDGLPPYELDNVIGKVLTKPLRVDESITLAGLVENLEKVAL, via the coding sequence ATGTCTCGAAGACTGACTATTAATGGCTTTGAAATTCATGATGATAGCGATTGCTTTGTAATTGCTGAAATTGGGAATAACCATCAAGGCAGCTTGGAAAAGTGTAAAGAAATGTTCCGGATTGCTAAGGAATGCGGAGCGAATGCTGTAAAACTACAAAAACGAGACAATCGTGCCCTTTACACTAAAGCTGCTTTCGACAAGCCCTATGACCATGAAAATAGTTTTGGTTTGACCTACGGTGAGCATCGGGAGTTTCTAGAATTTGGTGCTTACGAATATCAGGAACTGAAAAAGTATGCTGAAGAAGTAGGGATTACGTTTTTCTCTACTGCTTTTGATATTCCGAGTGCGGACTTTTTGGGTGAGTTGGATATGCCAGCTTATAAGATCGCTTCTGGAGACCTCAAGAGCTTGCCCTTAATTAAACATGTTGCCCAATTCCAGAAGCCGATGATCGTTAGCACTGGTGCAGCTACTTTAGAGGATGTGCAACGGGTTTACGATGCGATCATGCCGATTAATCCCCAGTTGTGTATCCTCCAATGTACTGCAAGCTATCCAGCGGACTTTGAAGAACTTAACCTAAAGGTGATCCAGACCTATCGGGAACTGTTCGGTGATATTGTGATTGGTCTATCTAGCCATGACAACGGTATCGCGATGGCAGTGGCGGCTTATGTTCTCGGGGCTCGTGTGATTGAGAAACACTTTACCCTGAACCGGGCGATGAAAGGAACAGACCATGCTTTCTCGTTAGAACCGACAGGGTTGCGCAAGATGGTAAGAGACCTCAGACGCACTCGCCAAGCTTTTGGGGATGGGGTGAAGAAGGTACACCTGAATGAACGTCCTGCTTACTTGAAGATGGGGAAAAAACTGGTTGCTGCGGATAATTTACCTGTAGGACATGTTTTAAGGGCAGAGGATATCGCGATGAAATCCCCAGGGGATGGTTTACCCCCCTATGAATTGGACAATGTGATTGGTAAAGTCTTAACCAAACCCCTAAGGGTGGATGAGTCGATTACTTTGGCTGGGTTGGTGGAAAATCTTGAAAAGGTTGCTTTGTAG